One segment of Phragmites australis chromosome 13, lpPhrAust1.1, whole genome shotgun sequence DNA contains the following:
- the LOC133889814 gene encoding S-adenosylmethionine decarboxylase proenzyme-like has translation MAVLSAADAPPVSAIGFEGYEKRLEITFSEASVFVDPHGRGLRALSRAQIDSVLDLARCTIVSELSNKEFDSYVLSESSLFIYPHKLVIKTCGTTMLLLTIPRILELAEELSMPLAAVKYSRGMFIFPSAQPAPHRSFSEEIAVLNRYFGGLKSGGNAYVIGDPAKPGQKWHIYYATQYPEQPMVTLEMCMTGLDKKKASVFFKTSADGHTSCAKEMTKLSGISEIIPEMEICDFDFEPCGYSMNAIHGFASSNIHVTPEDGFSYASYEVMNFDATALAYGDLVKRVLRCFGPSEFSVAVTIFGGCGQAGTWGKKLDVEAYDCSNMVEQELPCGGLLIYQSFSADEGFVAVGSPKSVLHCFEGENVENAAPAKDGKLANLLCWEEDAMEEKDVVLDEQDDGLLVSIRC, from the coding sequence ATGGCTGTCCTTTCTGCTGCTGATGCTCCCCCGGTCTCTGCGATTGGGTTTGAAGGCTACGAGAAACGCCTTGAGATAACTTTCTCGGAGGCATCTGTCTTTGTCGACCCTCATGGGCGTGGTTTGCGTGCCCTCTCCAGGGCCCAGATTGACTCTGTTCTGGATCTTGCACGGTGCACCATTGTGTCCGAGCTCTCCAACAAGGAATTCGACTCCTATGTCCTTTCTGAGTCGAGCCTGTTTATCTATCCTCATAAGCTTGTCATCAAGACCTGTGGGACTACCATGCTCCTGctcaccattccaaggatcctCGAGCTTGCCGAAGAGCTGTCTATGCCGCTTGCTGCTGTGAAGTACTCCCGTGGGATGTTCATCTTCCCCAGTGCACAGCCGGCCCCCCACAGGAGCTTCTCTGAGGAGATTGCTGTCCTGAACCGCTACTTTGGTGGCCTCAAATCTGGTGGTAACGCTTATGTGATTGGAGATCCAGCAAAGCCTGGACAGAAGTGGCACATCTACTACGCCACTCAGTACCCAGAGCAACCTATGGTTACCCTTGAGATGTGCATGACTGGTCTAGACAAGAAGAAAGCTTCAGTCTTTTTCAAGACTTCTGCTGATGGTCATACATCATGCGCTAAGGAAATGACCAAGCTCTCTGGTATCTCTGAAATTATCCCTGAGATGGAGATCTGCGATTTTGACTTTGAACCCTGTGGCTACTCCATGAATGCGATCCATGGCTTTGCATCCTCTAACATTCATGTGACCCCTGAGGATGGTTTCAGCTATGCCAGTTATGAGGTTATGAACTTCGATGCCACTGCTTTGGCTTATGGCGACCTCGTTAAGCGGGTCCTCAGGTGCTTTGGCCCTTCGGAGTTCTCTGTTGCAGTCACCATCTTTGGTGGCTGTGGCCAAGCAGGTACATGGGGGAAAAAACTTGATGTTGAGGCTTACGATTGCAGCAACATGGTAGAGCAGGAGCTCCCATGCGGTGGCCTTCTTATTTACCAGAGCTTCTCTGCTGATGAAGGCTTTGTTGCTGTCGGGTCACCCAAATCCGTCCTTCACTGCTTTGAGGGCGAGAACGTGGAGAATGCTGCTCCTGCGAAGGACGGCAAACTGGCTAATCTTCTCTGCTGGGAAGAGGACGCCATGGAGGAGAAAGATGTAGTGCTGGACGAGCAAGACGACGGGCTTCTGGTTTCGATTCGCTGCTGA